From Candidatus Binatia bacterium, a single genomic window includes:
- a CDS encoding ABC transporter permease subunit, giving the protein MSADSLVSPADAGPLRRGRTAQQDPAWVRWGLTAFVLALVGLLIVVPVVNIFVVAFGNGVGAYWNNLFGDADTRQAILLTATVVPIALGANTVFGIAAAWAIARFDFRGRTILTALVDLPFAVSPVVAGLMFVLIFGLQGCCGQFLREDGYSVMPYLVSALVAAAFALALLLLLPTGSRSRLGRRRALAAIAGGAIVFAVLLAVQLGLDLWPHGRSLKILFALPALVLATSFVTFPFVARELIPVLEALGPDEDLAAISLGATPGQMFRDVTLPNIRWGLVYGIILCNARAVGEFGAVYVVSGHIAGQTDTMPLRIEKLFEEYNMPGAFAVASTLTLLAIVTLVARSRLERKAPATSLGGVAGTVGARAAAKGAS; this is encoded by the coding sequence ATGAGCGCTGATTCGCTCGTGTCGCCTGCGGATGCGGGGCCTCTTCGCCGCGGACGCACGGCCCAGCAGGACCCGGCCTGGGTGCGCTGGGGCCTGACCGCCTTCGTGCTCGCGCTGGTCGGTCTTCTGATCGTCGTTCCCGTCGTCAACATCTTCGTCGTGGCGTTCGGCAATGGAGTGGGAGCCTACTGGAACAACCTGTTCGGCGATGCCGACACGCGCCAGGCGATCCTGCTGACGGCCACGGTGGTGCCGATCGCGCTCGGCGCCAACACGGTGTTCGGCATTGCCGCGGCGTGGGCGATCGCGCGCTTCGACTTCCGCGGCCGCACCATTCTCACCGCTCTTGTCGACCTTCCGTTCGCGGTCTCGCCGGTGGTGGCCGGACTGATGTTCGTGCTGATCTTCGGGCTGCAGGGCTGCTGCGGGCAGTTCCTGCGCGAGGACGGCTATTCGGTGATGCCGTACCTCGTGTCGGCACTTGTCGCCGCGGCCTTCGCGCTCGCGCTCTTGCTGCTGCTTCCGACCGGTTCCCGCTCGCGTCTCGGACGCCGAAGGGCCCTGGCGGCAATCGCCGGCGGCGCGATCGTGTTCGCGGTGCTGCTCGCCGTGCAGCTCGGCCTGGACCTGTGGCCTCACGGTCGCAGCCTGAAGATCCTGTTCGCGCTGCCGGCACTCGTGCTGGCCACTTCGTTCGTGACGTTCCCATTCGTCGCGCGCGAGCTCATCCCGGTGCTCGAAGCGCTCGGCCCGGACGAAGACCTCGCCGCGATCAGCCTCGGCGCGACGCCGGGGCAGATGTTCCGGGACGTCACGCTTCCGAACATCCGCTGGGGGCTCGTCTACGGGATCATCCTTTGCAACGCGCGCGCCGTCGGCGAGTTCGGTGCCGTCTACGTGGTCTCCGGACACATCGCAGGACAGACGGACACGATGCCGCTGCGCATCGAGAAGCTTTTCGAGGAGTACAACATGCCGGGCGCGTTCGCCGTCGCCTCCACGCTGACGCTGCTTGCAATCGTCACGCTGGTGGCCAGGAGCAGGCTCGAGCGCAAGGCACCGGCGACAAGCCTTGGCGGGGTTGCCGGCACAGTCGGAGCCCGCGCCGCAGCGAAGGGAGCATCATGA
- the cysT gene encoding sulfate ABC transporter permease subunit CysT, whose protein sequence is MVTVDRRVLPGFSLSLGYTLFYLGFLVVIPILACFAKAGSLTFDEFRHAVWTDRARAAYALTFGAALVAAIADALLGLVVAWVLVRYRFRGRRIVDSLVDLPLALPTAVTGLVYSSLYVQKGWLGHWLVPLGIYGAYSRFAIVLVLVFVGLPFVVRTVQPILEDLDPECEEAAASLGGTRWQAFRHVVFPTVLPALITGFALAFARGIGEYGSVVFVSGNMPYKTEIAPILIVARLEEFAYGEATAIAVVLLLASFSLLVLTNRLERWSLRHER, encoded by the coding sequence ATGGTGACCGTCGACCGCCGCGTGCTGCCGGGCTTCTCCTTGAGCCTCGGCTACACGCTGTTCTACCTCGGGTTCCTCGTCGTGATCCCGATCCTCGCGTGCTTCGCGAAGGCGGGCTCGCTCACCTTCGACGAATTCCGTCACGCCGTGTGGACCGATCGCGCGCGCGCCGCGTACGCGCTGACGTTCGGCGCTGCGCTGGTTGCGGCCATCGCCGACGCCCTGCTCGGGCTCGTCGTCGCGTGGGTGCTGGTACGCTACCGTTTTCGCGGGCGACGGATCGTCGACTCCCTCGTCGACCTGCCGCTGGCGCTGCCGACGGCGGTGACGGGCCTGGTCTACTCCTCGCTGTACGTGCAGAAGGGCTGGCTCGGGCACTGGCTCGTTCCTCTCGGGATCTACGGCGCGTACAGCCGCTTTGCGATCGTGCTCGTGCTCGTGTTCGTCGGGCTGCCGTTCGTCGTGCGCACCGTTCAGCCGATCCTCGAGGACCTCGATCCCGAATGCGAGGAGGCCGCCGCCTCGCTCGGCGGCACGAGGTGGCAGGCTTTCCGCCACGTCGTCTTCCCCACCGTGCTTCCCGCGCTGATCACCGGGTTCGCCCTCGCGTTCGCGCGCGGCATCGGCGAGTACGGCTCGGTCGTCTTCGTCTCCGGAAACATGCCGTACAAGACCGAGATCGCGCCGATCCTCATCGTCGCGCGCCTCGAAGAGTTCGCGTACGGCGAAGCCACGGCGATCGCCGTCGTGCTGCTGCTGGCGTCGTTCTCGCTGCTGGTACTGACCAACCGGCTGGAACGCTGGAGCTTGCGCCATGAGCGCTGA
- the cysA gene encoding sulfate ABC transporter ATP-binding protein, whose protein sequence is MSIRIGNVSKEFGNFAALDDVSLEVPDGDLLALLGPSGSGKTTLLRIIAGLEVADSGSVSIGGDDITGLSARERNIGFVFQHYALFRHMTIADNIGYGLRVRNVSRAKIRDRVRELLHLVRLDGLDARYPGQISGGQRQRVALARALAAEPRVLLLDEPFGALDAKVRHELRQWLRKLHDEIHVTSIFVTHDQEEAMELADRVVVMNRGRIEQIGSTEDLYERPASPFVFDFLGETNVLPGAVRDGSVYLPGVGQPISTESIHTAGLHPGGPVDVYVRPADLRLADAGAVGIDVRVMSIQRTGPVVKVTVETVADAAVLHAEFPHLHHDVPRLVVASVVRLRLMQFSVYSRGERLPTHTAAAPVPTGRERERRREEALAG, encoded by the coding sequence ATGAGCATCCGCATCGGCAACGTAAGCAAGGAGTTCGGCAATTTCGCCGCGCTGGACGACGTCAGCCTCGAAGTGCCCGACGGAGACCTGCTGGCGCTGCTCGGCCCGTCGGGGTCCGGCAAGACGACGCTGCTGCGCATCATCGCTGGACTGGAGGTCGCCGACTCGGGCTCGGTCTCGATCGGAGGCGACGACATCACCGGTCTTTCGGCGAGAGAGCGCAACATCGGATTCGTGTTCCAGCACTACGCGCTGTTTCGCCACATGACGATCGCCGACAACATCGGCTACGGACTGAGGGTACGCAACGTCTCGCGCGCGAAGATCCGCGACCGCGTGCGCGAGCTTCTGCACCTGGTGCGGCTGGACGGACTGGACGCGCGCTATCCCGGCCAGATCTCGGGCGGCCAGCGCCAGAGAGTCGCGCTGGCGCGCGCGCTGGCCGCCGAGCCGAGAGTGCTGCTGCTCGACGAGCCTTTCGGTGCGCTCGACGCCAAGGTGCGGCACGAGCTGCGCCAATGGCTGCGCAAGCTCCACGACGAGATCCACGTGACCAGCATCTTCGTCACGCACGACCAGGAAGAAGCGATGGAGCTGGCCGACCGCGTCGTCGTGATGAATCGCGGCCGCATCGAGCAGATCGGCTCGACCGAGGACCTCTACGAGCGCCCGGCCAGCCCGTTCGTCTTCGATTTCCTCGGAGAGACCAACGTTCTGCCGGGCGCCGTTCGCGACGGGAGCGTGTACCTGCCGGGCGTCGGGCAGCCGATCTCCACCGAAAGTATCCATACCGCCGGTCTCCATCCCGGCGGTCCGGTGGACGTCTACGTGCGCCCGGCCGACCTGCGTCTTGCCGATGCGGGCGCAGTCGGAATCGACGTGCGGGTCATGTCGATCCAGCGCACCGGCCCCGTCGTCAAGGTCACGGTCGAGACCGTGGCGGACGCCGCCGTGCTGCACGCGGAATTTCCTCACCTGCACCACGACGTGCCGAGGCTCGTCGTCGCGAGCGTGGTGCGACTTCGCCTGATGCAGTTCAGCGTCTATTCGCGCGGAGAACGGCTGCCGACGCACACAGCGGCGGCACCGGTGCCGACCGGACGCGAGAGAGAGCGCCGCCGTGAGGAAGCGCTCGCGGGCTGA
- a CDS encoding glycoside hydrolase family 16 protein: MTACVAAAAATAAHAFSDDFAAPLSPQWAAARTSEPGSAVSSPVADTEALDGNVLELVYPGGTSPDDSGPAFATELESASPLGYGTFRARLRTPKASRATGLVSAFFTYFNDGADHDGDGIIDNDEIDIEILANEPSSIYLTVWTDYTDDSNFHKTTRKVDVRSGRVWQTPPGGESSYDLVETDPLGWSSRTFRSWKAFATYQFVWSAGSVEYSIDLEDGTGPHVLWTLAGDPDVTIPSQPAPVFFNLWHNGYHWSSGRAARVPRGGALFHVDSVSVN; encoded by the coding sequence ATGACTGCGTGCGTCGCTGCGGCTGCGGCCACGGCCGCGCACGCGTTCAGCGACGATTTCGCGGCACCTCTCTCGCCGCAATGGGCTGCGGCGCGCACGAGCGAGCCGGGTTCGGCGGTCTCCTCGCCGGTGGCGGACACCGAGGCTCTCGACGGCAACGTGCTCGAGCTCGTCTATCCCGGCGGCACTTCACCGGATGACAGCGGCCCTGCGTTTGCGACGGAGCTCGAGAGCGCGTCGCCGCTCGGCTACGGCACCTTCCGCGCGCGCCTGCGCACACCCAAGGCGAGCCGCGCCACCGGCCTCGTCTCGGCGTTTTTCACGTATTTCAACGACGGGGCGGATCACGACGGCGACGGAATTATCGACAACGACGAGATCGACATCGAGATTCTCGCCAACGAGCCGTCGTCGATCTACTTGACGGTGTGGACCGACTACACCGACGACAGCAACTTCCACAAGACGACGCGCAAGGTGGACGTTCGCAGCGGCCGCGTGTGGCAGACGCCGCCGGGCGGCGAGAGCAGCTACGACCTCGTCGAGACCGATCCGCTCGGCTGGAGCTCGAGGACGTTCCGCTCGTGGAAAGCGTTCGCGACCTACCAGTTCGTCTGGTCTGCCGGCAGCGTCGAGTATTCGATCGACCTCGAGGACGGAACCGGTCCGCACGTGCTGTGGACGCTGGCCGGAGACCCCGACGTGACGATTCCGTCGCAGCCTGCTCCGGTGTTCTTCAACCTGTGGCACAACGGGTACCACTGGAGCTCCGGTCGCGCGGCGCGTGTCCCTCGCGGCGGCGCCCTGTTCCACGTCGACAGCGTCAGCGTCAACTGA